A window of Littorina saxatilis isolate snail1 linkage group LG7, US_GU_Lsax_2.0, whole genome shotgun sequence contains these coding sequences:
- the LOC138971074 gene encoding uncharacterized protein — protein sequence MGKKKGTRSAFLCISRWFRGLCTLALSVLVFPLAVAVCLPCLLLAETARVLQRFGNRPGGDRKCVLILAGAKGKALHLARLFKAEGYTTVMAESEMYSFAGASFSNNVDAFHSLPTPGDNPQGYVTAVLDLVKEHNPDIFVPLDPRTVDLDIQVISLLPQSCFPLVCGASVFKELDDKSSFMAALEAAGIRSPKTQLVQSQQEAFDFLKGKAEHYVFKPVLYDNVSRTNIFPLQDLEELDRYLVDSGVSRSKPYVIQERLVGPEMSSVSLILNGEILAQSVGFSSPVHQTHNQVHCPEIETWIESFVRLYPKEIVGWITMDYMKSPLDGQYYPLECNPRLGTNFMLFTDKQGIIPRLQAAVDQARTSSGSGTPAASSDRTEQPTGIPAKSKTNASAGKTGTSAESSSCVARGTGMSPKGKAKASAGTSAKTSSQGGDKSAGIPASSQRRVIVPEHQQLYYVMNVLWVLVSSPCDLAMWREYLAIWWLGKDAVFSVWDPLPFLVLNFLQMPLLVVNYLYYNKPWNIVDYNIGTLKMI from the exons Atgggaaagaaaaaag GTACCCGATCGGCTTTCCTCTGCATTTCCCGATGGTTCCGTGGTCTATGCACACTGGCCCTCTCAGTGCTCGTGTTTCCATTGGCTGTAGCCGTCTGTCTTCCGTGCCTGCTATTGGCTGAAACAGCGCGTGTTCTTCAACGGTTTGGGAACAGGCCTGGCGGCGACAGAAAATGCGTGTTAATTCTGGCTGGAGCAAAGGGCAAAGCACTTCATTTGGCGCGTCTCTTCAAAGCGGAGGGATACACAACAGTGATGGCGGAGAGCGAGATGTATTCCTTTGCGGGAGCGAGCTTCAGCAACAACGTGGACGCGTTCCACTCCCTGCCCACACCGGGCGACAACCCGCAGGGTTACGTCACCGCAGTGCTAGATCTCGTCAAGGAACACAACCCCGATATCTTCGTCCCCCTGGATCCCCGCACGGTCGATCTCGACATCCAAGTTATCTCCCTTCTGCCCCAAAGTTGCTTCCCTTTGGTGTGCGGAGCCAGCGTGTTTAAAGAACTAGACGACAAGAGCAGCTTCATGGCAGCCCTGGAGGCGGCAGGGATTAGGTCCCCGAAGACTCAGCTGGTGCAAAGCCAGCAGGAAGCCTTCGACTTCCTCAAAGGCAAGGCCGAGCACTACGTCTTCAAGCCCGTTCTCTACGACAACGTCAGCAGGACGAACATTTTCCCGCTCCAGGACCTCGAGGAGCTTGACCGTTACTTGGTGGACAGCGGGGTGTCTCGGAGCAAGCCCTACGTCATCCAGGAGAGGCTGGTCGGGCCGGAGATGTCGTCTGTCAGCCTGATCCTGAACGGAGAGATCCTGGCGCAGTCTGTGGGCTTTTCCTCTCCGGTTCACCAGACTCACAATCAGGTTCACTGCCCCGAGATAGAAACCTGGATTGAAAGCTTCGTCCGTCTCTACCCAAAAGAGATCGTCGGGTGGATCACCATGGACTACATGAAGTCTCCCTTGGACGGCCAGTACTACCCGCTGGAGTGTAACCCCAGGCTGGGCACCAACTTCATGCTGTTCACCGACAAGCAAGGAATAATCCCGCGCCTTCAGGCTGCTGTTGATCAAGCGAGAACTTCTTCGGGATCGGGAACACCCGCTGCAAGTTCGGACCGTACGGAGCAACCTACGGGAATTCCCGCAAAAAGTAAAACCAACGCCTCAGCAGGTAAAACAGGAACGTCTGCAGAAAGTTCGTCTTGTGTAGCCAGAGGTACGGGAATGTCTCCGAAAGGTAAAGCCAAAGCCTCAGCAGGTACGTCAGCAAAAACGTCGTCTCAAGGTGGTGATAAATCAGCGGGAATTCCCGCTTCCTCGCAGCGCAGGGTTATCGTTCCGGAGCACCAGCAGCTGTACTATGTGATGAACGTTCTGTGGGTGTTGGTGAGCAGTCCGTGTGACCTGGCGATGTGGAGAGAGTACCTGGCCATCTGGTGGCTGGGCAAGGATGCCGTGTTCAGCGTGTGGGACCCCCTGCCTTTCCTCGTGCTCAACTTCCTGCAGATGCCGCTCCTGGTCGTCAATTACCTGTACTACAACAAGCCCTGGAACATCGTGGATTACAATATCGGTACTCTCAAAATGATTTAG